Proteins from one Lonchura striata isolate bLonStr1 chromosome 6, bLonStr1.mat, whole genome shotgun sequence genomic window:
- the COA8 gene encoding cytochrome c oxidase assembly factor 8 isoform X2, with the protein MAAARGLRAGGCYRRRSRSSAASSSSSERPDSGPGFRPPAHSHSDWIGPPDKLSNLRPIIFYVPPEESALERRLREARQEAQASNQRFWARHNRAFHQEKEEFIYSRLKAKGLEMRDESGQKATLNAEEMADFYKDFLSKNLKKHLQYNRDWYKHNFRITFLMGQVALVRALRWLRRRKKNAEQ; encoded by the exons ATGGCGGCCGCCCGCGGGCTGCGGGCCGGGGGCTGTtaccgccgccgctcccgctcctccgccgcctcctcctcctcctccgagCGGCCGGACAGC ggcccgGGTTTCCGTCCCCCCGCGCACTCGCACAGCGACTGGATCGGTCCCCCGGACAAGCTCTCCAACCTGCGCCCCATCATCTTCTACGTGCCCCCCGAGGAGTCGGCGCTGgagcggcggctgcgggaggCGCGCCAGGAGGCCCAGGCCAGCAACCAGCGCTTCTGGGCACGGCACAACCGCGCCTTCCACCAG gaaaaagaagaatttatttattcaagACTGAAAGCCAAGGGTCTGGAAATGAGAGATGAATCAG GTCAAAAAGCAACACTGAATGCAGAAGAAATGGCTGACTTTTACAAGGACTTTCtaagtaaaaatttaaaaaagcatttgcagTACAACAG AGATTGGTATAAACATAACTTTAGGATCACATTCCTCATGGGACAAGTAGCACTGGTGAGAGCTCTGAGGTGGCTTCGTcggagaaagaaaaatgcagaacaGTAA
- the COA8 gene encoding cytochrome c oxidase assembly factor 8 isoform X1, producing the protein MAAARGLRAGGCYRRRSRSSAASSSSSERPDSVGPGFRPPAHSHSDWIGPPDKLSNLRPIIFYVPPEESALERRLREARQEAQASNQRFWARHNRAFHQEKEEFIYSRLKAKGLEMRDESGQKATLNAEEMADFYKDFLSKNLKKHLQYNRDWYKHNFRITFLMGQVALVRALRWLRRRKKNAEQ; encoded by the exons ATGGCGGCCGCCCGCGGGCTGCGGGCCGGGGGCTGTtaccgccgccgctcccgctcctccgccgcctcctcctcctcctccgagCGGCCGGACAGCGTG ggcccgGGTTTCCGTCCCCCCGCGCACTCGCACAGCGACTGGATCGGTCCCCCGGACAAGCTCTCCAACCTGCGCCCCATCATCTTCTACGTGCCCCCCGAGGAGTCGGCGCTGgagcggcggctgcgggaggCGCGCCAGGAGGCCCAGGCCAGCAACCAGCGCTTCTGGGCACGGCACAACCGCGCCTTCCACCAG gaaaaagaagaatttatttattcaagACTGAAAGCCAAGGGTCTGGAAATGAGAGATGAATCAG GTCAAAAAGCAACACTGAATGCAGAAGAAATGGCTGACTTTTACAAGGACTTTCtaagtaaaaatttaaaaaagcatttgcagTACAACAG AGATTGGTATAAACATAACTTTAGGATCACATTCCTCATGGGACAAGTAGCACTGGTGAGAGCTCTGAGGTGGCTTCGTcggagaaagaaaaatgcagaacaGTAA
- the BAG5 gene encoding BAG family molecular chaperone regulator 5 — protein sequence MDMGNQHPSIKRLQEIQKEVKEIEQQVAGFSGLSTDRDYKKLERSLTKQLFEIDSVDTEGKGDIQQARKRAAQETERLLKELEQNANHPRRLEIEALFKEAQSLVEREITASYKGGNRISDEFEEGIQDIVLRLTQVKTGGKVSLRKARYRTLTKICAVQEIIESGLKQQLSLPLSNDAHPSVSKINSVMCEVNKARGTLIALLMGVSSNDTCRHLSCVLTGLIADLDALDVCGRTEIRNYRKEVVEEINKLQKYLDLDEEADSSHAYDLAKNQSILKIEEIRKKMKEVHSLLLKTENASDLYLGSKAELQGLIAHLDEVSPGKNPCIREARRRAVIEVQTLITYIDLKEALEKRQMYPEQTAAEHQSHKAVWTVLGNLSQIQKEVISFDGNRTDKNYMRLEELLTKQLLALDAVDPQGDERCKAARKQAVKLAQNILYYLDMKTDEWEY from the coding sequence ATGGATATGGGTAACCAACACCCATCCATAAAACGGTTACAAGAAATCCAGAAAGAAGTCAAAGAGATTGAACAGCAAGTGGCTGGCTTCAGCGGTCTGTCCACCGACCGAGATTACAAGAAATTGGAAAGAAGCCTTACGAAACAGCTGTTTGAAATAGATTCTGTAGACACCGAAGGGAAGGGGGATATTCAGCAAGCCAGAAAGCGAGCTGCCCAGGAAACTGAGAGGCTGCTGAAGGAACTGGAACAAAATGCAAACCATCCGCGCAGACTGGAAATAGAGGCTTTATTCAAGGAGGCACAGTCACTTGTGGAACGCGAGATCACGGCTTCTTACAAAGGAGGAAACCGTATAAGTGATGAATTTGAAGAAGGAATTCAGGACATTGTGCTGAGGCTTACACAGGTGAAAACTGGAGGCAAAGTTTCTCTACGCAAAGCGAGATACCGCACTCTGACAAAGATATGTGCTGTTCAGGAGATTATAGAGAGTGGTCTAAAGCAacagctgtccctgccactCTCTAATGATGCTCATCCTTCTGTCTCCAAAATTAACTCTGTAATGTGTGAAGTGAACAAAGCCAGAGGAACTCTCATTGCACTTCTAATGGGAGTGAGTAGTAATGATACCTGCAGGCATCTGTCCTGTGTGCTCACAGGCCTCATTGCTGATTTGGATGCTTTAGATGTCTGCGGTCGCACGGAAATAAGAAACTACAGAAAGGAAGTAGTAGAAGAGATCAATAAATTGCAGAAATACCTGGACTTGGATGAAGAAGCAGATTCTAGTCATGCTTATGATTTGGCAAAAAATCAGTCTATTCTAAAAATAGAAGAGATCCGTAAGAAGATGAAGGAAGTTCATTCCTTACTTCTAAAAACAGAGAATGCTTCTGATTTGTATCTGGGATCCAAAGCAGAGTTGCAGGGACTAATTGCCCACCTAGATGAAGTGAGTCCAGGAAAAAATCCCTGTATTAGAGAGGCCAGGAGAAGAGCAGTAATTGAAGTTCAGACTCTTATAACATATATTGATTTGAAGGAAGCAttggaaaaaaggcaaatgtaTCCAGAGCAAACTGCTGCTGAACATCAGTCTCATAAAGCAGTTTGGACTGTACTTGGAAACTTGTCTCAAATTCAGAAAGAGGTGATTTCATTTGATGGAAACAGAACAGATAAAAATTACATGAGACTGGAAGAACTTCTTACAAAACAACTTCTAGCCCTGGATGCTGTTGATCCGCAAGGTGATGAGCGGTGTAAGGCTGCTAGGAAGCAGGCAGTAAAGCTTGCACAGAATATTCTTTACTATCTGGACATGAAAACAGATGAATGGGAATACTGA